Proteins found in one Streptomyces sp. CB09001 genomic segment:
- the purD gene encoding phosphoribosylamine--glycine ligase yields the protein MKVLVIGGGAREHALCRSLSLDPDVTALHCAPGNAGIAEVAELHQVDALDGAAVTALATRLGAELVVVGPEAPLVAGVADAVREAGIPVFGPSGEAARLEGSKAFAKDVMAGAGVPTARSYVCTDPAEVDAALAAFGAPYVVKDDGLAAGKGVVVTDDVEAARAHANACDRVVVEEFLDGPEVSLFAVTDGENVRPLQPAQDFKRALDGDEGPNTGGMGAYSPLPWADPKLVDEVVQSVLQPTVDEMRRRGTPFSGLLYAGLAITSRGVRVIEFNARFGDPETQVVLARLKTPLAGLLMAAATGNLADLEPLRWSDEAAVTVVLASHNYPGTPRTGDPITGLDEVAAEDAPHAYVLHAGTRAEGDAVVSAGGRVLSVTATGTDLTEARDRAYRAVARIGLDGSQHRTDIAAKAAGA from the coding sequence GTGAAGGTCCTTGTCATCGGCGGCGGCGCCCGCGAACACGCCCTGTGCCGTTCCCTGTCCCTCGACCCCGACGTCACCGCGCTGCACTGCGCACCCGGCAACGCCGGTATCGCCGAGGTCGCCGAACTGCACCAGGTCGACGCCCTCGACGGCGCGGCCGTCACCGCGCTGGCCACCCGGCTCGGCGCCGAGCTGGTCGTCGTCGGACCCGAGGCGCCCCTGGTCGCCGGGGTCGCCGACGCCGTCCGCGAGGCGGGCATCCCGGTCTTCGGCCCCTCGGGGGAGGCGGCCCGGCTGGAGGGCTCCAAGGCCTTCGCCAAGGACGTGATGGCCGGCGCGGGCGTGCCCACGGCCCGCTCCTACGTCTGCACCGACCCCGCCGAGGTCGACGCCGCCCTCGCCGCCTTCGGCGCGCCCTACGTCGTCAAGGACGACGGGCTGGCCGCGGGCAAGGGTGTCGTCGTCACCGACGACGTCGAGGCGGCCCGCGCGCACGCGAACGCCTGCGACCGCGTCGTCGTCGAGGAGTTCCTGGACGGCCCCGAGGTCTCCCTGTTCGCCGTCACCGACGGCGAGAACGTCCGCCCGCTCCAGCCTGCCCAGGACTTCAAGCGCGCCCTCGACGGCGACGAGGGTCCGAACACCGGCGGCATGGGCGCGTACTCGCCGCTGCCCTGGGCCGACCCGAAGCTGGTCGACGAGGTCGTGCAGAGCGTGCTCCAGCCGACCGTCGACGAGATGCGCCGACGCGGCACCCCGTTCTCCGGGCTCCTGTACGCCGGGCTCGCGATCACCTCGCGCGGTGTGCGCGTGATCGAGTTCAACGCCCGGTTCGGCGACCCGGAGACCCAGGTCGTGCTGGCCCGGCTGAAGACCCCGCTCGCCGGTCTGCTGATGGCCGCCGCCACCGGCAACCTCGCCGACCTCGAGCCCCTGCGCTGGAGCGACGAGGCGGCCGTCACCGTGGTCCTCGCCTCGCACAACTACCCAGGCACCCCGCGCACCGGCGACCCGATCACCGGCCTCGACGAGGTGGCCGCGGAGGACGCCCCGCACGCCTACGTCCTGCACGCCGGCACCCGTGCCGAGGGTGACGCCGTCGTCAGCGCCGGAGGCCGCGTCCTGTCCGTCACGGCCACCGGCACCGACCTCACCGAGGCCCGCGACCGTGCCTACCGGGCGGTCGCCCGGATCGGCCTCGACGGCTCGCAGCACCGCACCGACATCGCGGCGAAGGCGGCGGGCGCGTAG
- a CDS encoding effector-associated domain EAD1-containing protein → MSGGTADARLEPLLREEIGELASVYNAPGQAETLLLAAGYPSDALPYAPRSPREYWETVSANIATGIMADGRRRILAEARARRPFNPVFAAAPAPGADTAVDTAATGVPKVMVLGAEPARRGAVRAGAELREILTASGSSLEVIPGPAATVADLVRIRRELPDILHLACHGTEEGLLLEDQDGEPHTLPAAELASTLRLAAEHYDHRLRALVLRSCDSDAIAGQFTELADVVIAHRGKLDSDCSTLFAAALYVELAALSAPLSQRGLVAAARLAAQDVVNRAGVCRPIRSDLIVLTRTS, encoded by the coding sequence GTGAGCGGGGGCACCGCCGACGCCCGCCTGGAGCCGCTGCTCCGGGAAGAGATCGGAGAACTGGCCAGCGTCTACAACGCCCCCGGGCAGGCAGAGACGCTGCTGTTGGCCGCCGGCTACCCGTCCGACGCGTTGCCGTATGCGCCAAGGTCGCCTCGTGAGTACTGGGAGACGGTGTCGGCGAATATCGCGACCGGCATCATGGCCGACGGCCGACGGCGGATCCTGGCCGAGGCCCGGGCGCGACGCCCGTTCAACCCAGTGTTCGCGGCGGCCCCCGCCCCTGGTGCGGACACTGCCGTGGACACGGCCGCCACCGGAGTGCCCAAGGTCATGGTGCTCGGTGCAGAGCCGGCCCGGCGGGGCGCCGTACGGGCTGGAGCCGAGCTGCGCGAGATCCTGACGGCGAGCGGCAGCTCCCTGGAGGTCATCCCCGGCCCCGCGGCCACCGTCGCGGACCTCGTCCGGATCCGGCGCGAGCTGCCCGACATTCTGCACCTGGCCTGCCACGGCACCGAGGAGGGACTGCTGCTGGAGGACCAGGACGGCGAGCCCCACACCCTGCCCGCCGCCGAACTAGCCAGCACTCTCCGGCTGGCCGCCGAGCACTACGACCATCGCCTGCGGGCCCTCGTCTTGCGCTCGTGCGATAGCGACGCGATCGCGGGTCAGTTCACGGAACTGGCCGACGTGGTGATTGCCCACCGTGGCAAACTCGACTCGGACTGCTCGACCCTCTTCGCCGCCGCCCTTTACGTAGAACTCGCTGCGCTGTCCGCCCCGTTGTCTCAAAGGGGACTCGTTGCCGCCGCCCGTTTGGCCGCCCAGGACGTGGTGAACCGCGCCGGAGTTTGCCGTCCCATCCGTTCCGACCTCATCGTCCTGACCCGCACCTCCTGA
- a CDS encoding DNA polymerase III subunit gamma and tau: protein MSSLALYRRYRPESFAEVIGQGHVTDPLQQALRNNRVNHAYLFSGPRGCGKTTSARILARCLNCEQGPTPTPCGECQSCRDLARNGPGSIDVIEIDAASHGGVDDARDLREKAFFGPASSRYKIYIIDEAHMVSPQGFNALLKVVEEPPEHLKFIFATTEPEKVIGTIRSRTHHYPFRLVPPGTLRDYLAEVCGREGIAVEEGVLPLVVRAGAGSVRDSMSVMDQLLAGAGADGVTYDMTTALLGYTDGSLLDSVVESFVSGDGSAAFGVVDHVIEGGHDPRRFVTDLLERLRDLVILAAVPDAADKGLIDAPADVVERMQAQARSFGAAELSRAADIVNEGLTEMRGAHSPRLQLELICARVMLPAAYGDERSVMARLDRIERGVQFSAGAGAPAMGYVPGPEAHAGAGAGAAVPAAAPVPPGGGPAAARAAVRGQGAGTPTGAPGGGPSDAPAGAGAGPAPDAGGRPAGGGHPQPAPSSADTTPAPAPPSAATPSPAAPSAAAPSPAAASAPAPAPASAPGAWPTAAPAGGGRRPGGWPTAAPAGGGQPRTPAAPASGPAATPAQAPAPAAAAPAPVSPPPGASGVDPRSLWPNILEAVKNRRRFTWILLSQNAQVTGFDGTSLQLGFVNAGARDNFVSSGSEDVLRQALAEQFNVQWKIDAVVDPSGGGAAPPPAGGPSGGSGGGGFGGGGGIGGGPPAQRPSASTPTPAAPSQAHAPAPAPAPAPASRPSAPEPPPVSPEDDVPEDDDPDLDESALSGKELLVRELGATVVEEITNE, encoded by the coding sequence GTGTCGTCTCTCGCGCTCTACCGCCGTTACCGCCCGGAGTCCTTCGCCGAGGTCATCGGGCAGGGGCATGTCACCGACCCGCTGCAGCAGGCGCTGCGGAACAACCGGGTCAATCACGCGTACCTGTTCAGCGGTCCGCGCGGCTGCGGCAAGACGACCAGCGCCCGGATCCTGGCGCGCTGTCTGAACTGCGAGCAGGGCCCCACGCCGACCCCGTGCGGCGAGTGCCAGTCCTGCCGCGACCTCGCCAGGAACGGGCCGGGTTCGATCGACGTCATCGAGATCGACGCCGCCTCCCACGGCGGTGTGGACGACGCCCGTGACCTGCGGGAGAAGGCCTTCTTCGGGCCTGCCTCCAGCCGGTACAAGATCTACATCATCGACGAGGCCCACATGGTCTCCCCGCAGGGCTTCAACGCCCTGCTGAAGGTCGTCGAGGAGCCTCCGGAGCACCTGAAGTTCATCTTCGCGACCACCGAGCCCGAGAAGGTCATCGGGACCATCCGGTCACGGACCCACCACTACCCGTTCCGGCTCGTGCCGCCCGGCACCCTGCGCGACTACCTCGCCGAGGTGTGCGGCCGGGAGGGGATCGCGGTCGAGGAGGGCGTGCTCCCGCTCGTCGTGCGGGCCGGCGCGGGGTCCGTGCGTGACTCCATGTCCGTCATGGACCAGCTCCTCGCGGGCGCCGGCGCCGACGGTGTGACGTACGACATGACCACCGCCCTGCTCGGCTACACGGACGGCTCGCTGCTCGACTCCGTCGTCGAGTCCTTCGTCTCCGGGGACGGCTCCGCCGCCTTCGGGGTCGTGGACCACGTGATCGAGGGGGGCCACGACCCGCGGCGCTTCGTCACCGACCTGCTGGAGCGCCTGCGCGACCTGGTGATCCTCGCCGCCGTGCCCGACGCGGCGGACAAGGGGCTCATCGACGCCCCCGCCGACGTCGTCGAGCGGATGCAGGCCCAGGCACGGTCCTTCGGCGCCGCCGAGCTGAGCCGGGCCGCCGACATCGTCAACGAGGGGCTGACCGAGATGCGCGGCGCCCACTCGCCGCGCCTCCAGCTGGAGCTGATCTGCGCGCGCGTGATGCTGCCCGCCGCGTACGGCGACGAGCGGTCGGTGATGGCCCGGCTGGACCGGATCGAGCGCGGGGTGCAGTTCTCGGCCGGTGCGGGCGCTCCCGCCATGGGGTACGTGCCCGGGCCCGAGGCGCACGCCGGTGCGGGGGCGGGGGCCGCGGTGCCCGCAGCGGCTCCCGTTCCGCCGGGCGGCGGACCCGCCGCGGCCCGTGCGGCGGTGCGGGGGCAGGGCGCCGGGACCCCGACGGGCGCACCGGGCGGTGGCCCTTCCGACGCGCCCGCCGGTGCCGGTGCCGGTCCTGCCCCCGACGCGGGTGGCCGGCCCGCCGGTGGCGGACACCCGCAGCCGGCGCCCTCGTCGGCCGACACCACTCCCGCTCCGGCCCCGCCTTCAGCTGCGACACCTTCACCTGCGGCACCTTCAGCTGCGGCACCTTCACCTGCCGCCGCTTCCGCGCCTGCTCCCGCCCCGGCGTCCGCGCCCGGTGCCTGGCCGACCGCGGCCCCCGCGGGTGGCGGGCGCCGCCCCGGTGGGTGGCCCACGGCGGCACCGGCGGGCGGTGGACAGCCCCGGACCCCGGCTGCGCCCGCATCCGGCCCCGCCGCGACTCCGGCGCAGGCGCCGGCTCCCGCGGCGGCCGCCCCCGCGCCCGTCTCTCCGCCGCCGGGTGCCTCCGGGGTGGACCCCCGTTCGCTCTGGCCCAACATCCTGGAGGCGGTCAAGAACCGCCGCCGGTTCACCTGGATCCTGCTCAGCCAGAACGCCCAGGTGACCGGCTTCGACGGCACCTCCCTCCAACTCGGATTCGTCAACGCCGGCGCCCGCGACAACTTCGTGAGCAGCGGCAGCGAGGACGTGCTGCGGCAGGCCCTGGCCGAGCAGTTCAACGTGCAGTGGAAGATCGACGCGGTCGTCGACCCGTCCGGCGGCGGCGCGGCACCCCCGCCCGCCGGCGGTCCCTCCGGCGGATCCGGGGGCGGCGGCTTCGGTGGCGGTGGCGGTATCGGCGGGGGCCCGCCCGCCCAGCGGCCGTCGGCGTCCACGCCCACGCCCGCCGCGCCGTCTCAGGCCCACGCCCCGGCCCCGGCGCCCGCTCCCGCCCCCGCGTCTCGGCCCTCGGCACCCGAGCCGCCCCCGGTCTCCCCCGAGGACGACGTCCCCGAGGACGACGACCCGGACCTCGACGAGTCGGCTCTTTCCGGCAAGGAGCTGCTGGTCCGCGAACTGGGCGCCACCGTGGTCGAGGAGATCACGAACGAATAG